Proteins encoded by one window of Hyphomicrobium nitrativorans NL23:
- the murJ gene encoding murein biosynthesis integral membrane protein MurJ — translation MKLYRAFATVGGLTLASRVLGFLRDIAFAWGFGAGMVADAFAVAFRFPNLFRRLFGEGAFNSAFIPLFAKELEGNGRDAARSFAEEALAGLAAVLVALTIVAIVAMPWLMYLLAPGFSATPEKFDLAVLMTQITFPYLLCMSLVALFSGVLNTFGKFVESSAVSIVLNGTLLAGILVSYWLGYLDSPEGGIVQAIAVFVAGVLQLWLLIDGLRRNNFSLKLRRPRMTPGMRRLVTLGIPGVIAGGVTQLNIMIGTIIASMQPGAVSQLFYADRLYELPLAIVGIAVGVVLLPDVARQLRAGNETGAVESQNRALEFAMLLTVPAAVALAVVPGEIVQVLFERGAFTASDTANTSAVLAVFALGLPAFVLIKVLSPAYFAREDTKTPMRYAVISLTANTLGSIALFFWFRSLGWLPHLGIAVATAIGGWLNAALLWVTLIKRGHFMLDRPMILSIAKIAFASAAMGVALFVAAEFLADWFGRDRSFLTHMGGLASLIAAGFAVYALAVLATGALRIGQLRKALRRG, via the coding sequence ATGAAGCTCTATCGCGCCTTCGCTACCGTCGGCGGCTTGACCCTCGCCTCGCGTGTCCTCGGGTTTCTGCGCGACATCGCCTTCGCGTGGGGGTTCGGTGCGGGCATGGTGGCGGATGCGTTCGCGGTCGCCTTCCGGTTTCCCAATCTCTTCCGGCGGCTGTTCGGCGAGGGCGCGTTCAACTCCGCGTTCATTCCATTGTTCGCCAAGGAGCTCGAAGGCAACGGGCGGGACGCTGCGCGCAGTTTTGCGGAAGAAGCACTTGCAGGATTGGCGGCGGTGCTGGTGGCGCTCACGATCGTCGCCATCGTTGCCATGCCGTGGCTGATGTACCTGCTCGCGCCGGGCTTTAGCGCGACACCGGAGAAGTTCGATCTCGCCGTCCTGATGACGCAGATCACGTTCCCGTATCTGCTCTGCATGTCGCTGGTTGCCCTGTTCTCGGGCGTGCTCAACACGTTCGGAAAGTTCGTCGAAAGCTCGGCGGTGTCCATCGTGCTCAACGGCACGCTGCTCGCAGGCATTCTCGTATCGTACTGGCTCGGCTATCTGGATAGTCCTGAGGGCGGAATCGTACAGGCGATTGCGGTGTTCGTTGCCGGCGTGCTGCAGCTCTGGCTGCTGATCGACGGTCTGCGGCGCAACAACTTTTCGCTCAAGCTGCGCCGGCCGCGCATGACGCCCGGAATGCGCCGCCTCGTCACGCTCGGTATCCCCGGTGTGATCGCGGGAGGCGTGACGCAGCTCAACATCATGATCGGCACGATCATCGCCTCGATGCAGCCGGGCGCCGTCTCGCAGCTTTTCTACGCGGACAGGCTGTATGAGCTTCCGCTTGCCATCGTCGGCATCGCTGTCGGCGTCGTGCTGCTGCCGGACGTGGCGCGTCAGCTCCGGGCGGGCAACGAGACCGGCGCGGTCGAGAGCCAGAACCGGGCGCTCGAATTCGCGATGCTGCTGACGGTGCCTGCGGCGGTAGCGCTTGCCGTGGTGCCGGGCGAGATCGTGCAGGTGCTGTTCGAGCGCGGGGCGTTCACGGCGTCGGATACGGCGAACACGTCGGCCGTTCTCGCCGTGTTCGCGCTGGGGCTGCCGGCGTTCGTGCTGATCAAGGTTCTCTCGCCCGCCTACTTTGCGCGCGAGGATACGAAAACGCCGATGCGATATGCCGTCATCAGCCTGACGGCGAATACGCTGGGCTCGATTGCGTTGTTCTTCTGGTTTCGCAGCCTGGGGTGGCTGCCGCATCTCGGCATTGCGGTGGCGACGGCGATTGGCGGATGGCTCAACGCGGCACTCCTCTGGGTCACGCTGATCAAGCGGGGGCATTTTATGCTCGACCGGCCGATGATCCTTTCCATCGCCAAGATCGCGTTTGCAAGTGCGGCGATGGGGGTCGCTCTCTTCGTTGCAGCGGAATTTCTTGCCGATTGGTTTGGACGCGATCGGAGCTTCCTGACGCACATGGGCGGCCTCGCAAGCCTGATCGCGGCGGGTTTTGCCGTGTACGCCCTGGCCGTTCTGGCAACTGGCGCGCTCAGGATCGGGCAATTGCGGAAAGCGCTGCGGCGGGGCTGA
- the trpS gene encoding tryptophan--tRNA ligase: protein MTIKERVFSGMQPTGSLHLGNYLGAMVQWIQMQETHECIYCVVDLHAITVWQEPKELRHAIRQVTAAYIASGLDPKKSILFNQSQVSAHAELAWIFNCVARLGWLNRMTQFKEKAGKDRENASVGLYAYPNLMAADILAYRATHVPVGEDQKQHLELARDIAQKFNNDFREQIVAAGHEDGVFFPQPEPVITGPATRVMSLRDGTKKMSKSEPSDMSRINLMDDTDKIADKIKRAKTDMEPAPPTDIEALKARPEIDNLVGIYAALAGISKEEGLKALQDTASEGPSIFTGLKRVLTEVAVEKLGPIRAEIVRLMDDPAEIDRVLADGSARARAIAVPILADVKDIVGLIRS from the coding sequence ATGACGATCAAGGAACGCGTTTTCTCCGGCATGCAGCCGACCGGCAGCCTGCACCTCGGCAACTATCTCGGGGCGATGGTGCAGTGGATCCAGATGCAGGAGACGCACGAGTGCATCTACTGCGTCGTCGATCTTCATGCGATCACGGTGTGGCAGGAGCCGAAGGAGCTTCGGCACGCCATCCGTCAGGTGACGGCGGCCTATATCGCGTCCGGTCTCGATCCCAAGAAGAGCATTCTGTTCAACCAGAGCCAGGTGTCTGCGCACGCGGAGCTGGCGTGGATCTTCAATTGCGTGGCCCGCCTCGGCTGGCTCAACCGCATGACGCAGTTCAAGGAGAAGGCGGGCAAGGACCGCGAGAACGCATCCGTCGGTCTATATGCCTATCCGAACCTGATGGCGGCGGACATTCTCGCCTATCGCGCGACGCACGTGCCTGTCGGCGAGGATCAGAAGCAGCACCTCGAACTGGCGCGCGATATCGCGCAGAAGTTCAACAACGATTTCCGCGAGCAAATCGTGGCCGCGGGACATGAGGACGGCGTGTTCTTCCCGCAGCCGGAGCCGGTGATCACGGGTCCTGCCACGCGCGTGATGAGCCTGCGCGACGGCACGAAGAAGATGTCGAAGTCGGAGCCGTCCGACATGAGCCGCATCAACCTGATGGATGACACGGACAAGATCGCCGACAAGATCAAGCGCGCGAAGACGGACATGGAGCCCGCGCCGCCTACGGATATCGAAGCGCTGAAGGCGCGGCCAGAAATCGACAATCTCGTCGGCATTTACGCCGCTCTGGCTGGGATCTCGAAAGAAGAGGGCCTGAAGGCGCTGCAGGATACTGCGAGCGAGGGTCCGAGCATCTTTACGGGGCTCAAGCGCGTGCTGACCGAGGTTGCGGTCGAGAAGCTCGGGCCCATCCGTGCCGAGATCGTGCGCCTGATGGACGATCCGGCGGAGATCGACCGCGTGCTGGCCGACGGCTCGGCGCGGGCTCGCGCCATCGCGGTTCCGATCCTGGCGGACGTCAAAGATATTGTCGGGCTCATCCGTTCGTGA
- a CDS encoding universal stress protein — MTVEFKKRRAFEPGHARKFLLVIDDSPEVERALYYAAARVVRSSGMITMLYVIEPQEFQHWAGVKQVQIEEETLKARALFRLLKRKLHQVGFENILVEELVREGLKGEEIMKTIAEDEDVSILVLGASTDPKGPGPLVSTLAAGTGAGAFPIPITVVPGNLAFDDIIALA, encoded by the coding sequence ATGACGGTCGAATTCAAAAAACGGCGTGCGTTCGAGCCGGGGCATGCCCGCAAGTTCCTGCTCGTCATCGACGACAGCCCCGAGGTCGAGCGCGCGCTCTACTATGCGGCGGCGCGTGTCGTGCGCTCTTCGGGAATGATCACGATGCTCTACGTGATCGAGCCGCAGGAGTTCCAGCATTGGGCGGGCGTCAAGCAGGTGCAGATCGAGGAAGAGACGCTGAAGGCGCGGGCGCTGTTCCGTTTGCTCAAGCGCAAGCTTCATCAGGTCGGCTTCGAGAATATCCTGGTTGAAGAACTCGTCCGCGAGGGGCTCAAAGGCGAGGAGATCATGAAGACGATCGCCGAGGACGAGGATGTTTCGATCCTGGTGCTGGGGGCCTCCACGGACCCCAAGGGGCCGGGGCCGCTGGTTTCGACACTCGCGGCCGGGACGGGGGCCGGTGCTTTTCCGATCCCGATTACGGTGGTTCCTGGAAACCTTGCCTTCGACGACATCATAGCGCTGGCCTGA
- a CDS encoding NifU family protein, whose protein sequence is MFIQTEATPNPQTLKFIPGKPVLADGTADFRAKADAGASPLASRLFDIDGVAGVFLGSDFISVTKGEAEWQHLKPMILGAIMEHYMSGDEVVDADGANDEAEGAYDAEDADVVATIKELLETRVRPAVAQDGGDITFAGFRDGTVYLHMRGACAGCPSSTATLRHGIENLLRHFCPEVEEVQAV, encoded by the coding sequence ATGTTTATCCAGACGGAAGCCACTCCGAACCCGCAGACCCTGAAATTCATTCCCGGAAAGCCCGTGCTGGCGGACGGCACAGCCGATTTCCGCGCCAAAGCCGACGCCGGGGCGTCGCCGCTCGCGAGCCGGCTGTTCGACATCGACGGCGTTGCGGGCGTGTTCCTCGGTTCCGACTTCATCTCGGTGACGAAGGGCGAGGCCGAGTGGCAGCACCTGAAGCCCATGATCCTCGGCGCGATCATGGAGCACTACATGTCGGGCGACGAGGTCGTGGACGCCGATGGCGCGAACGACGAAGCGGAGGGTGCCTACGACGCCGAGGATGCGGACGTCGTCGCCACCATCAAGGAACTGCTGGAAACTCGCGTTCGTCCGGCCGTGGCGCAGGACGGCGGCGACATCACGTTTGCGGGCTTCCGCGACGGGACGGTCTATCTCCATATGCGCGGCGCGTGCGCGGGCTGCCCTTCATCGACGGCGACGCTGCGGCACGGAATCGAGAACCTGCTTCGGCACTTCTGCCCCGAGGTCGAAGAGGTGCAGGCCGTCTGA
- a CDS encoding malonic semialdehyde reductase, which produces MSHALDDAALAQLFLEARTHNAWQQKDVPDSLLVRLVDVLKMGPTSANCSPARFVFVKSAEAKERLKPFLSAGNLEKTMTAPVTAIIGNDLEFYEHLPKLFPHTDAKSWFTGKPEHARETAFRNGTLQGAYLILAARALGLDTGAMSGFDKDGVTKEFFAGTKVEANFLCNIGYGDPSKLLPRHPRFSFDEIATVI; this is translated from the coding sequence ATGTCGCACGCTCTGGACGATGCCGCTCTCGCGCAGCTCTTTCTCGAAGCCCGCACGCACAATGCTTGGCAGCAGAAGGACGTGCCCGACAGTCTGCTCGTCCGGCTGGTCGATGTGCTGAAGATGGGGCCGACCAGCGCCAACTGCTCTCCGGCGCGGTTCGTGTTCGTGAAAAGCGCCGAGGCGAAAGAGCGTCTGAAGCCGTTCCTGTCGGCCGGAAATCTCGAAAAGACAATGACCGCGCCGGTGACGGCGATCATCGGCAACGATCTCGAATTCTACGAGCATCTGCCGAAGCTCTTTCCGCATACGGATGCGAAGAGCTGGTTCACCGGCAAGCCCGAGCATGCTCGCGAGACCGCGTTCCGTAACGGCACGCTGCAGGGGGCCTATCTCATTCTCGCGGCGCGCGCGCTGGGGCTCGATACGGGGGCGATGTCCGGCTTCGACAAGGACGGCGTGACGAAAGAGTTCTTTGCCGGCACCAAGGTCGAAGCGAATTTCCTCTGCAACATTGGCTATGGCGATCCGTCTAAGCTTCTGCCGCGCCATCCGCGCTTCTCGTTCGACGAGATCGCGACGGTGATCTGA
- the tsaB gene encoding tRNA (adenosine(37)-N6)-threonylcarbamoyltransferase complex dimerization subunit type 1 TsaB, with protein MNTLAFDTCFGACSVAATWSLPEGVGRAFRFERMVRGHAERLLPMVAEAMAEAPFAFSEIERIVVTTGPGTFTGQRVGIAAARAFSLATGAPVAPLSSLEVMAHTAAHELGAEATGKTLAAAVDARRDEIYVQAFAGPEWTALDAPALLTPDVAVRMLEGRDVLAVGSGAGLLAEAGRNAGVAVAARLAALEPDIRFVPEAAIVLSKMPPKPLYLRPPDAKPQDGKSLARVP; from the coding sequence ATGAATACGCTCGCTTTCGACACCTGCTTCGGCGCCTGCTCGGTGGCTGCAACCTGGTCCTTGCCTGAGGGTGTGGGCCGCGCCTTTCGCTTCGAGCGGATGGTGCGAGGGCATGCCGAGCGCTTGCTGCCGATGGTGGCCGAAGCGATGGCGGAGGCGCCGTTCGCCTTTTCCGAAATCGAGCGCATCGTGGTGACGACGGGGCCTGGAACATTCACCGGCCAGCGTGTCGGGATCGCGGCCGCGCGTGCCTTTTCGCTTGCTACAGGTGCGCCGGTCGCGCCGCTGTCGAGCCTTGAGGTCATGGCTCACACGGCGGCGCACGAACTTGGGGCGGAGGCTACGGGAAAGACGCTGGCCGCTGCCGTCGATGCGCGGCGCGATGAGATCTATGTCCAGGCGTTTGCGGGGCCGGAATGGACTGCGCTCGATGCCCCAGCCCTGCTCACGCCCGATGTGGCCGTGCGCATGCTCGAAGGCCGTGACGTGCTCGCGGTCGGCTCGGGTGCGGGATTGCTCGCGGAGGCGGGGCGCAACGCCGGCGTTGCCGTTGCGGCGCGGCTCGCGGCGCTCGAACCGGACATCCGTTTTGTTCCGGAGGCGGCCATCGTGCTGTCCAAGATGCCGCCAAAGCCGCTCTATCTCCGGCCGCCCGATGCGAAACCGCAGGACGGAAAATCGCTCGCGAGGGTGCCATGA
- the rimI gene encoding ribosomal protein S18-alanine N-acetyltransferase, protein MTDAAPFDAKYVSLLWAAPEQAAEIAGIHAQLFSPPWSEESVRGLLDHPASTAFLAVLGGQPKTTVGFVMAQLAADEAEILSVGVLPDWQRKGIGRRLIDGVARAVQRAEAKTLFLEVAADNDAAIELYTRAGFLGTGLRRGYYERTGQAPVDAVTLALKL, encoded by the coding sequence ATGACGGACGCAGCGCCTTTCGATGCCAAGTACGTTTCGCTTTTATGGGCTGCGCCGGAGCAAGCCGCGGAGATTGCGGGCATCCATGCGCAGTTGTTCTCGCCGCCCTGGAGCGAGGAGAGCGTGCGCGGCCTGCTGGATCATCCGGCTTCGACGGCGTTTCTCGCCGTGCTCGGGGGGCAACCCAAGACAACGGTTGGTTTCGTCATGGCGCAGCTTGCCGCAGACGAGGCCGAGATCCTTTCGGTCGGTGTGCTTCCCGACTGGCAACGCAAGGGGATCGGGCGCCGCCTGATCGACGGTGTCGCGCGTGCCGTGCAGCGGGCGGAAGCTAAGACGCTCTTTCTCGAAGTGGCGGCCGACAACGATGCAGCGATCGAGCTTTATACTCGCGCGGGATTTCTCGGCACCGGCCTTCGACGCGGCTACTATGAGCGTACCGGGCAAGCGCCCGTCGATGCCGTGACGCTGGCGCTCAAGCTTTAG
- a CDS encoding lysophospholipid acyltransferase family protein, translating into MGTLRAAAILGGFFTLTVPLMPVQAALLRVSPRGARQFPNWYHRQVCRLLGVRLHIEGEISPDRPVLVVANHTSWLDIPVLSAVAPLSFVAKKDVARWPFVSTLAKLQRTVFVDRERRSAVGETTNEMTARLAAGDAVVLFAEGTSSDGNRVLPFKTSLFAAAKPPARAGERPSAQAGSDVVVQTLSLVYTRLHGVPINRAARPLVGWYGDMEMQSHAWALLKAGPLDVSIRIGAPIPLEAFADRKDLARRSEDEIRRNVVQILRSYPRDAEIAVTRPAGGFAAASASGGRSVFR; encoded by the coding sequence ATGGGCACGCTCAGAGCAGCAGCCATTCTCGGCGGTTTTTTTACGCTGACTGTGCCGCTGATGCCGGTACAGGCGGCGCTCTTGCGCGTCTCGCCGCGCGGCGCGCGGCAGTTTCCCAACTGGTATCATCGCCAGGTGTGCCGGTTGCTGGGCGTGCGGCTCCATATCGAGGGCGAAATCTCGCCAGATAGGCCGGTGCTGGTGGTGGCCAACCACACGTCGTGGCTCGATATTCCCGTGCTGTCGGCGGTGGCGCCGCTGTCGTTCGTCGCGAAAAAGGACGTGGCGCGCTGGCCGTTCGTCTCGACCCTCGCGAAACTGCAGCGGACGGTATTCGTGGATCGCGAGCGGCGGAGCGCGGTCGGCGAGACCACCAATGAAATGACGGCGCGGCTTGCGGCGGGCGATGCGGTGGTGCTGTTCGCGGAGGGCACGTCGAGCGACGGCAACCGCGTGCTGCCGTTCAAGACCTCGCTCTTTGCGGCGGCCAAGCCGCCTGCGAGGGCGGGTGAGCGGCCTTCTGCGCAGGCGGGCTCCGACGTCGTGGTGCAGACGCTTTCGCTCGTCTATACGCGGTTGCACGGGGTGCCGATCAATCGGGCCGCGCGCCCCCTCGTCGGCTGGTATGGCGACATGGAGATGCAGTCGCACGCCTGGGCGCTGCTCAAGGCCGGGCCGCTCGACGTCTCGATCCGGATCGGTGCGCCCATCCCGCTCGAAGCGTTCGCCGACCGCAAGGATCTGGCGCGGCGCAGCGAGGACGAGATCCGCCGGAATGTGGTGCAGATTCTGAGGAGCTACCCGCGCGACGCCGAGATCGCGGTGACGCGGCCAGCAGGCGGGTTTGCCGCGGCTTCCGCCTCCGGGGGACGCTCCGTATTCCGCTGA
- the miaB gene encoding tRNA (N6-isopentenyl adenosine(37)-C2)-methylthiotransferase MiaB, translating to MEDLDSSPYAETAPQAGAADGEPAPAKRVFIKTFGCQMNVYDSERMGEALAAEGYVATENPADADLAILNTCHIREKAAEKVYSDLGRLRDIKSARAGEGKETRIAVTGCVAQAEGAEIVARQPAVDLVIGPQSYHRLPELLTRVRSGEGGLVETEFPDEDKFKALPSRRPAASVSAFLTVQEGCDKFCTFCVVPYTRGMEFSRPVASLVDEAKRLVERGVRDVTLLGQNVNGYHGEGADGGPATLARLIHELAAIDGLWRIRYTTSHPRDMSDDLIAAHRDVDKLMPYLHLPFQAGSDRILAAMNRKHTVREYLELIQRVRDARPDIALSTDIIVGFPGETDEEFEETLAVVRDVKFAHAFSFKYSPRPGTPASTMDGQVPEEAKRERLERLQDAIDQGHAAFNLASVGRTLPVVFEKPGRREGQLVGRSPYLQLVHADAGPELIGQMVNVEIRAARANSLSGVIGTSE from the coding sequence TTGGAAGATCTAGACTCATCGCCTTACGCCGAGACGGCGCCCCAGGCCGGGGCCGCCGACGGTGAGCCCGCGCCTGCGAAGCGCGTGTTCATCAAGACATTCGGCTGCCAGATGAACGTCTACGATTCCGAACGGATGGGGGAGGCGCTGGCGGCCGAGGGATATGTCGCAACCGAGAATCCGGCGGACGCCGATCTCGCCATACTGAATACGTGCCACATCCGCGAGAAGGCGGCGGAAAAAGTCTATTCCGATCTCGGCCGGCTGCGCGACATCAAGAGCGCGCGGGCCGGCGAGGGTAAGGAAACGCGCATCGCGGTCACGGGATGCGTGGCGCAGGCGGAGGGTGCGGAAATCGTCGCCCGCCAGCCGGCCGTCGATCTCGTCATCGGGCCGCAGAGCTATCACCGGCTACCGGAGCTTCTGACCCGGGTTCGAAGTGGCGAAGGCGGGCTCGTCGAGACGGAGTTTCCCGACGAGGATAAGTTCAAAGCGCTGCCGAGCCGCCGGCCGGCGGCGTCGGTTTCGGCTTTCCTCACGGTGCAGGAAGGTTGCGACAAGTTCTGTACGTTCTGCGTCGTGCCCTATACGCGCGGCATGGAGTTCTCGCGGCCCGTTGCGAGCCTCGTGGACGAGGCGAAACGCCTTGTCGAGCGCGGCGTTCGCGACGTCACGCTGCTCGGACAGAACGTCAACGGCTATCACGGCGAAGGAGCGGACGGAGGCCCGGCGACGCTTGCGCGGCTGATCCATGAGCTTGCGGCTATCGACGGGCTCTGGCGCATTCGCTACACGACGAGCCATCCGCGCGACATGAGCGACGATCTCATCGCGGCGCATCGCGACGTGGACAAGCTGATGCCATATCTGCATCTGCCGTTCCAGGCCGGTTCGGATCGCATTCTCGCAGCCATGAACCGCAAACACACGGTGCGCGAGTACCTCGAACTCATTCAGCGCGTCCGCGATGCGCGGCCCGACATCGCGCTCTCGACCGACATCATCGTGGGCTTTCCCGGCGAGACGGACGAGGAGTTCGAGGAGACGCTTGCCGTCGTGCGGGACGTCAAGTTCGCACATGCGTTCTCGTTCAAATACAGTCCGCGTCCCGGCACGCCTGCGTCCACGATGGATGGGCAGGTTCCGGAAGAGGCCAAGCGCGAGCGGCTCGAACGGCTTCAGGACGCGATCGACCAGGGGCATGCCGCGTTCAACCTCGCATCGGTGGGACGCACGCTTCCGGTGGTGTTCGAGAAGCCGGGCCGGCGCGAGGGCCAACTTGTTGGGCGCTCGCCTTATCTTCAGCTCGTTCATGCCGATGCAGGCCCGGAATTGATCGGGCAGATGGTGAATGTGGAGATCCGCGCTGCACGTGCGAACAGTCTGTCTGGTGTCATCGGTACGTCAGAATGA
- a CDS encoding PhoH family protein, whose product MRGQAAIGRKRVSKPQIPTKRVVVPFEDNRFLTRLLGEFDANLALVEDRLGIEAHAHGNVVILSGPEGSCDIARSVLEQLYERVSRGEAVGAGDFDGLIRHSRQEGPSSDGQAQIATRRRVVKARTPTQSTYIRALEDTDLVFGIGPAGTGKTYLAVAFAAQCLERGLVERIILSRPAVEAGERLGFLPGDMREKVDPYLRPLYDALYDVLSPEKVERDLEQGVIEIAPLAFMRGRTLANAFVILDEAQNTTSMQMKMFLTRLGENSKMIITGDPSQIDLPPGMTSGLEEAVALLDGVPGITAVRFRNQDVVRRDLVARIVAAYDRAGPGKPPHA is encoded by the coding sequence ATGCGCGGCCAGGCGGCCATAGGTCGGAAGCGAGTGTCCAAACCCCAGATCCCAACCAAAAGGGTTGTCGTCCCGTTCGAGGACAACCGTTTTCTCACCCGGCTGCTCGGCGAGTTCGATGCCAATCTGGCGCTTGTCGAGGATCGGCTGGGGATCGAAGCGCATGCGCACGGGAATGTCGTGATCCTCTCGGGTCCCGAGGGCTCGTGCGACATCGCGCGCAGCGTTCTGGAACAACTTTACGAACGCGTGTCGCGCGGCGAGGCGGTGGGGGCTGGCGATTTCGACGGGCTGATCCGTCATTCCCGGCAGGAGGGGCCGTCGTCCGACGGGCAGGCGCAGATCGCGACGCGCCGGCGTGTCGTCAAGGCGCGGACGCCGACGCAGAGCACCTATATCCGCGCGCTCGAAGACACCGATCTCGTGTTCGGCATCGGTCCGGCGGGCACGGGCAAGACCTATCTCGCCGTCGCGTTCGCGGCGCAGTGCCTGGAGCGCGGGCTCGTCGAGCGTATTATCCTTTCGCGCCCTGCGGTGGAGGCGGGCGAGCGTCTCGGCTTCCTGCCCGGAGATATGCGCGAGAAGGTCGATCCTTATTTGCGGCCGCTTTACGATGCGCTGTACGACGTGCTTTCTCCCGAAAAGGTGGAGCGCGATCTCGAACAGGGCGTCATCGAGATTGCGCCGCTTGCCTTCATGCGCGGGCGTACGCTCGCCAACGCCTTCGTCATTCTGGACGAAGCGCAGAACACGACGTCGATGCAGATGAAAATGTTTCTGACGCGTCTCGGCGAAAACTCGAAGATGATCATCACCGGAGATCCTTCGCAGATCGATTTGCCGCCGGGAATGACGTCTGGGTTGGAGGAAGCCGTGGCGCTGCTCGACGGCGTGCCCGGCATTACGGCCGTGCGTTTCCGGAACCAGGACGTGGTGCGCCGCGATCTGGTCGCGCGCATTGTGGCGGCCTACGACCGCGCCGGGCCGGGGAAGCCGCCCCATGCCTGA
- the ybeY gene encoding rRNA maturation RNase YbeY yields MPDEPDSRRSLTESTPGAALWLSLDIVHEAESWGSVDGLEPLIEEAGRALAAAPRFSHFTPAEACIALADDAAVHELNLRYRGKDKPTNVLSFPATPMGHPSEDVAPRALGDLVLAHETLVREAAEQGIPLAHHLQHLVIHGLLHLLGYDHETERQAEEMEAMEVEILASLGIPNPYLDETNPIAS; encoded by the coding sequence ATGCCTGACGAACCTGACAGTCGACGAAGTCTCACCGAGAGTACGCCCGGCGCTGCTCTCTGGCTCTCGCTCGACATCGTTCACGAAGCGGAAAGCTGGGGCAGTGTCGACGGCCTAGAGCCGCTGATCGAGGAGGCGGGGCGCGCGCTTGCGGCCGCACCGCGTTTCTCGCATTTCACGCCCGCGGAAGCCTGTATCGCGCTTGCCGACGATGCCGCTGTGCACGAACTCAATCTTCGCTATCGCGGCAAGGACAAGCCGACCAACGTTCTCTCGTTCCCGGCCACTCCGATGGGCCATCCATCGGAGGATGTGGCGCCGCGTGCGCTGGGCGATCTCGTGCTTGCGCATGAGACGCTCGTGCGCGAGGCCGCCGAGCAGGGCATTCCGCTTGCGCATCACCTGCAACACCTCGTCATCCACGGCCTTCTGCATCTGCTCGGCTACGATCACGAAACGGAGCGGCAAGCGGAGGAGATGGAAGCGATGGAGGTGGAGATACTCGCCAGTCTCGGCATTCCCAATCCCTATCTAGATGAAACAAACCCGATTGCATCATGA
- a CDS encoding transporter associated domain-containing protein, with protein MTSNDEQTDDAATLSGDRPSMRESASGWLHQIWARLGLGEQLSLREKLEVLLKEEAKVTGEFSPEELNMLGGLLRFGGSRVDEVMVPRTDIVAIEEMQSLGDLILLFEESGVSRIPIYHETLDDPRGMIHIKDLFRWVSAEVAGRALRAPTKQRSGEPEGALAGDALADGDAKDDAVQDATTQGEPAKPDLSRLDMSRPIAVLKLKKPVLYVPPSMPAMNLLVRMQATRIHMALVVDEYGGTDGLVTIEDLVEQIVGDIEDEHDEEEADLILEDPRLGLVASGRAPVEDLEERLGFKFLTAEEEAEIDTLGGLVFSIVGRVPARGELIRHSSGVEFEVLDADPRRVKRLKIHVPPTPPSDNGHAAG; from the coding sequence ATGACCAGTAACGACGAACAGACCGACGACGCCGCAACGCTTTCCGGCGATCGACCTTCCATGCGCGAAAGCGCGAGCGGATGGCTGCATCAGATCTGGGCCCGGCTCGGGCTCGGGGAGCAGCTCTCGCTGCGCGAGAAGCTCGAAGTGCTGCTGAAGGAAGAGGCGAAGGTCACGGGAGAGTTCTCGCCCGAAGAGCTCAACATGCTTGGCGGGTTGCTGCGGTTCGGCGGGTCGCGCGTGGACGAGGTGATGGTGCCGCGCACCGACATCGTGGCCATCGAGGAAATGCAATCGCTTGGCGATCTGATCCTGCTGTTCGAGGAGTCGGGCGTTTCGCGTATTCCGATCTATCACGAGACGCTCGACGATCCGCGCGGCATGATCCACATCAAGGATCTGTTTCGCTGGGTTTCGGCCGAGGTTGCGGGCCGGGCATTGCGCGCGCCGACGAAGCAGCGGAGCGGGGAACCCGAAGGCGCGCTTGCAGGAGATGCGCTGGCGGACGGCGATGCCAAGGACGATGCCGTACAGGACGCGACAACGCAGGGCGAGCCGGCGAAGCCGGATTTGAGCCGTCTCGACATGTCGCGCCCCATCGCGGTGCTCAAGCTCAAGAAGCCGGTGCTTTACGTGCCGCCCTCGATGCCCGCCATGAACCTTCTCGTGCGGATGCAGGCTACGCGGATTCACATGGCTCTCGTCGTGGACGAGTACGGCGGGACCGACGGCCTCGTGACCATCGAGGACCTGGTCGAGCAGATCGTGGGCGACATCGAGGACGAGCACGACGAAGAAGAGGCGGATCTCATTCTGGAGGATCCGAGGCTCGGGCTCGTGGCATCGGGCCGAGCTCCGGTCGAAGATCTCGAAGAGCGGCTTGGCTTCAAGTTTCTGACGGCCGAAGAGGAGGCGGAGATCGACACGCTCGGCGGGCTCGTGTTCTCCATCGTCGGGCGGGTGCCAGCGCGCGGTGAGTTGATCCGTCATTCGTCGGGCGTCGAGTTCGAAGTGCTGGACGCCGATCCCCGGCGCGTCAAGCGGCTCAAGATCCACGTTCCTCCCACGCCGCCATCCGACAACGGTCATGCGGCCGGCTGA